A region of the Clostridium estertheticum subsp. estertheticum genome:
AGTTGCTCTTGCATATGCAAGAGAGGGTGCTGATATAGTCATAGTATATCTTAATGAACATGAAGATGCGGCAGAGACTAAAAAGCTTGTTGAATCAAAAGGTAGAAAGTGTATCTTGATTCCGGGAGATATTGGCGACGACACTTTCTGTGTAAATGCTGTCAGTCAAGCAATAAAAGAATTAAATAAAATAGACATTCTTATAAATAACGCCGGAGAACAACATCCTCAAAACAGTATTGAAGATATTACAAAAGAGCAACTAGAGAGAACTTTTAAAACTAATATTTTTGGAATGTTTTATATGGTTAAAGCAACATTACCATATTTAAAAGAGGGAGCTACAATTATAAATACCTCATCAGTCACTGCCTACAAGGGTCATAAATCATTAATTGATTACTCATCAACTAAAGGCGCGATAGCTACATTTACTCGTTCGCTCGCTCTTTCCCTTGCAAGTAGAAAGATACGGGTAAATGCAGTTGCTCCAGGCCCTATATGGACGCCACTTATCCCCTCATCTTTCAGTGATAGTGATGTTGGTGAATTTGGAAGTAATACACCTATGGGAAGACCTGGCCAGCCCGTTGAGCTTGCTGAAACATATTTGTTTTTAGCATCAAATGGTGCATCCTATATAAGTGGTGAAACTATTCACGTTAATGGTTGTACTATTATAAATGGATAATACATCCCACTAATCAATTAGCATAGTTTATATTATTTTCGTACTCAAAAATAAAAAACGAGAAAATAGACAGCAATTCTTTGCTGCCTATTTTCT
Encoded here:
- a CDS encoding SDR family oxidoreductase, producing MNESFNFPMSIPKQHQGKQPGFETLMNPRPIFEDPNCIASGKLMNKVALITGGDSGIGRAVALAYAREGADIVIVYLNEHEDAAETKKLVESKGRKCILIPGDIGDDTFCVNAVSQAIKELNKIDILINNAGEQHPQNSIEDITKEQLERTFKTNIFGMFYMVKATLPYLKEGATIINTSSVTAYKGHKSLIDYSSTKGAIATFTRSLALSLASRKIRVNAVAPGPIWTPLIPSSFSDSDVGEFGSNTPMGRPGQPVELAETYLFLASNGASYISGETIHVNGCTIING